In Cryptococcus neoformans var. neoformans JEC21 chromosome 5 sequence, one genomic interval encodes:
- a CDS encoding ATP binding protein, putative — MSTSSRCLVRGSVNIDEFFHLPHIVRPGETISSTGLTKRAGGKGANQAFAVARAGGQVELDGAIGDDGIWVKEMLESAGVGIGKLKVVKDEVTGRAVIQSAADGENSIVLHAGANYYLPSPTPATSLSTYTHLLVQNEVPLSSTLAYLTAAGQSSPPLTSVFNPSPMLTPAQLREFPWKHLSWLIVNEGELGDLLLAFGSSANPGEAKEDELQAKASAGILELHENEYFSKNVGIICTLGAKGILYYEPGKEVGYLPAAKLQNPVKDTTGAGDCFAGYFVAGLMGGKSLQDALKTCLVACGICVENEGAMESVPTLEAVNERLA; from the exons ATGTCGACTAGTTCCCGCTGTCTCGTCCGAGGATCAGTCA ACATTGACGAGTTCTTCCACCTTCCGCACATCGTCCGCCCAGGAGAGACAATCTCCTCTACAGGTCTTACAAAGCGAGCAGGGGGTAAAGGTGCCAACCAAGCGTTCGCTGTCGCTCGAGCAGGCGGGCAGGTCGAGCTTGACGGTGCTATAGGAGACGACGGCATATGGGTCAAGGAGATGCTTGAGAGTGCTGGTGTGGGGATAGGCAAGCTGAAGGTTGTCAAGGATGAGGTTACGGGGAGGGCCGTTATTCAGAGTGCTGCTGATGGGGAGAACTCTATAG TCCTACATGCTGGTGCCAACTACTACCTTCCCTCTCCTACTCCCGCCACTTCCCTTTCCACGTACACCCATCTTCTCGTTCAAAACGAAgttcctctctcttccacactCGCGTACCTCACCGCAGCGGGTCAATCCTCTCCCCCTTTGACCAGCGTTTTCAACCCATCCCCAATGCTCACCCCGGCTCAACTTCGAGAGTTCCCTTGGAAGCACCTTTCATGGCTTATTGTTAACGAAGGAGAACTGGGAGACCTCTTATTGGCATTCGGGTCATCAGCGAACCCCGGTGAAGCtaaggaagatgaactTCAAGCCAAAGCTTCTGCTGGAATTCTCGAATTGCATGAGAACGAGTACTTTTCTAAAAACGTCGGTATTATCTGCACTCTTGGAGCCAAGGGAATACTTTATTACGAACCGGGAAAGGAAGTCGGCTATTTGCCAGCTGCCAAGTTGCAAAACCCAGTGAAGGATACTACCGGGGCCGGTGACTGTTTTGCGGGCTACTTTGTGGCAGGCTTGATGGGTGGAAAGAGCCTACAGGATGCTCTGAAAACTTGTCTTGTG GCTTGTGGCATCTGCGTGGAGAACGAGGGTGCTATGGAAAGTGTTCCCACTCTCGAGGCAGTCAACGAGCGTCTTGCGTAG
- a CDS encoding vacuolar membrane protein, putative — protein MPSSQSRSGKGICAMRGTCGKTSMFGADLPCPDDSDATVPDQRLLDLMASVCGPSYSLPDHVCCTYDQLSTLSDRLQQAAPLIASCPACINNFRSFYCDFTCSPNQSTFLSVTATQKTTEGKDAVKEVDYEVSSDFKQGFYDSCKDVQFGATNGFAMDLIGGGATNASGFLKYMGDLRPGLGSPFQINFPDNDDSAYRRAPLSCSDAENINARCACADCPSVCPSLPYIAPPSTKQCHVGAVSCLTFSLLIIYSVIILVGALLYIWKQAARHRQRRYERVALLDPPHSPTIQNGQGSGLDGLMGRNDDAESGPSGSIHFRLGRGASLLDPMEHLQPKQNKINATLRRFFYRLGLTCAKRPIEVFAISALIVGLFNFGWKYFEVETDPVRLWVSPTSESASQKQFFDDSFGPFYKSEQIFITQSSGSPVNYDTLDWWLKVETEINALKTSDGIGLEDICFAPAGKGTPCVIQSVSAWLGDDMEVWGEEWESRVRDCASRPGECLPPFGQPIDPKLVLGGANGDWLEAKALVVTWVVNNYNDERVEPAEQWERKLRDYLRDLKRPGIKISYSTGVSLEEEINKSTNTDVKIVVLSYLVMFFYVSLTLGGGLPPSMIQAFTHRAYRLVFRIGVLLHLVKDAPLEESAPPPDFRVIPTLLSVNSKFSLGLFGIVIVLIAVSSSVGLFSLLGVRVTLIIAEVIPFLVLAVGVDNVFILVHELERQNNLHAAQQPGDDESVHSNGAQPSGTFLAPEERVARAVARMGPSIMLSSVTEVVAFALGALVPMPAVRNFAIYAAGSVLFGAIMQCTVFVSAMTLDLRRSESMRIDCFPCIRLRPPIGLYDNEAPSREGMVKKFMRTVYAPSLLRHEVKQLVLVAFGGLFLAAIIGIQHISLGLDQRLALPSESHLVPYFNDVDSYLDVGPPVYFVTEGGDPSSRHGQQQLCGRFTTCLELSVANTLEAERKRPDSSFIASPPAAWIDDFLQWTNPTFESCCRVRRRDPTIFCSPKDSERLCRPCFEGQKWDSTMDGLPEGEDFMRYLEQWLISPTNDECPLGGQAPYSAAVKLVSSNTTVAASHFRTYHTPLKSQADFINALAAARRISDDITHRTGVRVFPYSLFYVFFDQYEHIISMAIQVLFLAFVAVLVITSTLLGSWRTGGTVTFTCALAVINVMGVMGYWGISLNAISLVNLVISLGIAVEFCSHIARAFMGAGSGLPLDKVEGRKERDERAWTALVDVGPSVFSGITMTKLIGISVLALTRSKLLEVYYFRMWLSLILSGALHGLVLLPVLLSYLGGQGYPLEDTDEDWVTSQMRRPMDYEYAPFADTDSVDD, from the exons ATGCCATCGTCCCAATCGAGGTCGGGCAAGGGCATATGTGCCATGCGGGGCACTTGCGGCAAAACTAGCATGTTCGGCGCGGATTTACCATGTCCCGACGACAGCGATGCGACCGTC CCCGACCAAAGACTTCTGGATCTTATGGCTTCGGTCTGTGGTCCTTCCTATTCCTTGCCAGACCACGTTTGCTGCACCTACGACCAGCTCTCGACACTTTCCGATCGTTTGCAACAAGCTGCTCCTCTTATCGCGTCATGCCCTGCTTGTATCAACAACTTTAGGTCTTTCTATTGCGATTTCACCTGCTCTCCAAATCAATCCACATTCCTATCGGTTACTGCCACGCAAAAAACTACTGAAGGGAAAGATGCGGTGAAAGAAGTTGATTACGAGGTCAGTTCTGACTTCAAACAAGGCTTCTATGACAGCTGTAAGGACGTTCAGTTTGGTGCCACGAATGGATTTGCTATGGACTTGATAGGAGGGGGTGCCACTAACGCCAGTGGTTTTTTGAAGTATATGGGAGACTTGAGGCCAGGGTTGGGCTCACCGTTTCAGATAAATTTCCCGGACAATGATGACTCTGCGTACCGACGAGCACCTCTCAGCTGTTCAGATGCAGAGAACATCAATGCCCGATGCGCCTGTGCCGACTGTCCCTCCGTGTGCCCTTCGCTTCCCTATATTGCACCACCCTCAACCAAGCAATGTCACGTGGGCGCCGTCTCATGtctcaccttctccctGCTTATCATCTACTcggtcatcatcctcgtcggAGCATTGCTCTATATCTGGAAGCAGGCAGCCCGGCACCGACAAAGACGTTATGAACGCGTCGCACTGCTCGATCCTCCGCATTCACCAACTATCCAAAACGGGCAGGGGAGTGGGCTTGATGGTttgatgggaagaaatgatGATGCCGAATCGGGGCCTAGTGGCTCCATTCATTTCCGACTTGGTAGAGGAGCTAGCCTCCTTGATCCAATGGAACACCTGCAACCGAAACAAAACAAGATCAATGCTACTCTTCGCCGGTTCTTCTACCGCCTAGGATTGACATGTGCAAAGCGACCCATTGAAGTCTTTGCCATCTCAGCTCTTATTGTAGGGTTATTCAACTTTGGGTGGAAATATTTCGAGGTTGAAACTGACCCTGTACGGTTATGGGTATCACCGACAAGTGAAAGTGCCTCCCAGAAACAGTTCTTCGATGACAGTTTCGGCCCATTCTATAAATCCGAACAGATATTCATAACGCAGTCTTCTGGATCACCTGTCAACTATGATACTCTTGACTGGTGGCTCAAAGTAGAAACCGAAATCAATGCCCTCAAGACGAGCGATGGGATTGGGTTGGAGGATATTTGCTTTGCACCAGCTGGCAAGGGGACTCCTTGCGTAATACAAAGTGTTTCGGCCTGGCTTGGAGATGACATGGAAGTATGGggggaagaatgggaatCGCGTGTGCGCGACTGTGCGTCTAGGCCGGGAGAATGTTTGCCACCATTCGGACAACCCATTGACCCCAAACTTGTTCTCGGAGGAGCCAATGGAGATTGGCTGGAAGCCAAGGCTTTGGTAGTTACTTGGGTAGTCAACAATTACAATGACGAACGGGTCGAGCCAGCAGAACAATGGGAAAGGAAGCTGCGCGATTATCTGAGAGACTTGAAACGGCCTGGGATAAAGATTAGCTACTCCACGGGAGTTAgtctggaagaggagatcaACAAGAGCACCAACACCGATGTCAAGATCGTCGTGCTATCTTATCTCGTCATGTTTTTCTATGTCTCGCTCACTCTTGGAGGTGGTCTTCCACCCAGTATGATACAAGCTTTCACCCATAGAGCCTATCGCCTTGTTTTTCGGATTGGGGTGCTTTTGCACCTGGTAAAAGATGCCCCTCTCGAGGAATCTGCACCTCCGCCGGATTTCAGAGTTATCCCTACCCTACTTTCCGTCAACTCGAAATTTTCCCTGGGGTTGTTTGGCATTGTCATTGTCCTTATCGCTGTGTCCTCTTCGGTCGgtcttttttccttgttGGGCGTACGGGTCACTTTAATCATCGCCGAAGTTATACCGTTCCTTGTCCTCGCAGTGGGCGTCGATAACGTGTTTATCTTGGTACACGAACTTGAACGGCAGAATAATTTACATGCTGCCCAACAGCCAGGTGACGACGAATCTGTTCATAGCAACGGAGCTCAACCCTCTGGCACATTCCTTGCTCCCGAAGAGAGAGTGGCCCGGGCAGTAGCTAGGATGGGTCCATCCATCATGTTAAGCTCAGTTACCGAAGTGGTAGCTTTTGCCCTCGGCGCTTTAGTTCCTATGCCTGCCGTACGCAATTTTGCTATCTATGCTGCTGGTAGTGTCCTCTTTGGTGCAATAATGCAATGTACGGTTTTTGTCAGCGCAATGACGCTAGATTTGCGACGTTCGGAG TCTATGCGGATTGATTGCTTCCCCTGTATCCGCCTCAGACCTCCTATCGGTCTTTACGATAACGAGGCCCCATCACGTGAAGGTATGGTCAAGAAGTTCATGCGCACAGTATACGCGCCTTCGCTACTCCGTCATGAGGTCAAGCAGTTAGTTTTGGTGGCATTCGGAGGTCTATTTTTGGCTGCCATCATCGGGATCCAACATATCAGTCTCGGTCTTG ATCAACGTCTGGCCCTCCCATCCGAATCACATCTGGTCCCATACTTCAATGATGTTGATTCCTATCTTGATGTTGGGCCGCCTGTGTACTTTGTCACTGAAGGAGGTGATCCATCTTCTAGACATGGACAGCAGCAACTTTGTGGCCGCTTCACTACGTGCCTCGAATTATCTGTAGCCAATACTCTCGAAGCGGAGCGTAAACGTCCAGATAGTTCCTTCATCGCGTCCCCCCCCGCTGCTTGGATCGATGACTTTTTGCAGTGGACCAATCCCACTTTTGAGAGCTGTTGCAGAGTCAGAAGGCGAGACCCGACCATTTTCTGTTCGCCTAAAGACTCGGAAAGGCTCTGTAGGCCTTGTTTCGAAGGTCAAAAATGGGACTCGACAATGGACGGTCTAcctgaaggagaagacttTATGCGATACCTTGAACAATGGTTAATTTCACCAACAAATGATGAGTGTCCACTGGGTGGACAGGCGCCTTACAGCGCAGCAGTAAAACTGGTTTCAAGCAATACCACTGTCGCTGCTTCCCATTTTAGGACCTACCACACCCCACTCAAATCTCAAGCAGACTTTATTAATGCCTTGGCTGCGGCTCGACGAATCTCTGACGATATCACTCATCGAACCGGTGTCAGAGTGTTCCCATATTCATTGTTCTATGTCTTTTTTGATCAGTACGAGCACATTATTTCTATGGCTATCCAAGTTCTTTTCCTCGCTTTTGTCGCTGTTCTAGTGATAACATCTACACTCCTCGGTTCTTGGCGTACTGGCGGGACCGTAACCTTTACGTGTGCGCTAGCGGTCATTAATGTCATGGGTGTGATGGGGTATTGGGGTATCTCTTTGAATGCTATATCTTTGGTCAATTTGGTTATCAGTTTAGGAATAGCTGTGGAGTTCTGTTCCCATATCGCAAGGGCTTTCATGGGGGCAGGATCTGGCCTGCCGTTGGACAAAGTGGAAGGACGTAAAGAGAGGGATGAGCGAGCGTGGACCGCGTTGGTAGATGTAGGACCATCT GTGTTCTCGGGTATCACCATGACCAAACTTATCGGCATATCTGTCTTGGCTTTGACTCGTTCCAAGCTCCTGGAAGTATACTACTTCCGCATGTGGCTTTCTCTGATCCTATCGGGGGCACTGCATGGTTTAGTACTGCTGccagttcttttgagtTACCTTGGGGGTCAAGGATACCCATTGGAGGATACAGATGAGGATTGGGTCACTAGTCAAATGAGACGGCC GATGGATTACGAGTATGCGCCTTTTGCAGATACAGACTCGGTAGATGATTAG
- a CDS encoding expressed protein, with translation MPGLDVPSRPSQVVNLNGSSEDLQRSNVTADVHSGDKSQEEARPMPWGAKWRSSAWFITLVVTLGTTTDILTYTIVVPVLPYRLQDMGYSNVSALTSWLLFAYSIGIFLCTLPVAYFFHKYPFRRIPLIVAVIVLELSLILFMLATPYWAMVISRFLQGASSTVVWSVGFALICENVEEKNIGRQIGFAMAGVSIGQTIAPPIGGALYSKMGWYAPFIFCIIVCFVDLVLRLFVLERTDLRKWEEKRLGLAPGSLQPKVVDGQVIMSSEVEASPFMHLTTAEKERLAGVELSPWQVLIALGSSPRGMTSFLTMFAFGMIIGALEPTLTLHVQSVWNKNADFVGLVYLAAAAPTFFCGPIVGALADKYGAEWIMLPSIILTLPWLPLMLLNNSLAGFIIFFAFANLFPNCAMAPTGLEVTMVARDVVGVSEIHQFAAMNIAFAISTAIGTIVGGQIYDHIAKGWAAVIWFCFAMAVVIIPLLFFFAGNKSIYQRCFHRGKETGAKMEEAVGEAGVGQQTKDESARVVTERQHSITPSSSEKFEDRDVISCQQ, from the exons ATGCCAGGACTAGATGTGCCTTCTCGGCCGAGTCAGGTCGTCAACCTTAATGGCAGTAGTGAAGACCTCCAAAGGTCAAACGTAACAGCCGATGTGCATTCCGGTGACAAGTCACAGGAAGAAGCTAGACCAATGCCATGGGGAGCAAAG TGGCGTAGTTCCGCATGGTTCATTACTTTAGTCGTGACATTGGGTACTACGACGGATATTCTTACTTAT ACGATCGTTGTACCCGTTCTTCCTTATCGTCTTCAAGATATGGGATATTCCAATGTATCTGCACTCACTTCTTGGCTGCTGTTCGCCTATTCTATAGGCATCTTTCTTTGTACTTTGCCTGTGGCCTACTTCTTCCACAAGTATCCTTTCCGCCGAATTCCTCTTATTGTCGCCGTTATCGTCTTGGAGCTTTCCTTGATTCTGTTCATGTTGGCGACTCCATACTGGGCGATGGTTATCAGTAGATTCCTGCAAGGGGCATCGAGCACAGTCGTATGGTCTG TTGGATTTGCATTGAT ATGTGAGAATGTAGAGGAAAAGAATATTGGCCGTCAGATTGGATTTGCCATGGCCGGAGTGTCTATTGGACAGACTATT GCCCCGCCTATTGGAGGTGCTCTTTACTCCAAAATGGGCTGGTACGCACCCTTCATATTCTGTATCATTGTCTGCTTTGTCGACCTCGTATTGCGTCTCTTTGTTCTTGAACGAACAGATCTACGTAAATGGGAAGAAAAGCGTCTCGGCCTGGCCCCCGGAAGCCTTCAGCCAAAGGTTGTGGACGGACAAGTCATCATGTCTAGCGAGGTCGAAGCGTCACCTTTCATGCATTTGACCACTgcagaaaaggagaggCTAGCAGGGGTGGAGCTATCGCCATGGCAGGTTCTTATTGCGTTGGGAAGTTCTCCTCGAGGCATGACATCTTTCTTGACAATGTTCGCATTTGGAATGATTATTGGAGCCCTCGAACCGAC GTTGACTTTGCACGTACAAAGCGTTTGGAACAAGAATGCCGATTTTGTCGGGCTTGTCTATC ttgctgctgctgctcccaCATTCTTCTGTGGCCCAATTGTCGGTGCTTTGGCTGATAAATATGGTGCCGAGTGGATAATGCTGCCGTCTATCATCCTGACTCTCCCCTGGCTACCCCTTATGCTACTGAATAATAGTCTAGCTGggttcatcatcttcttcgcgtTCGCTA ATTTGTTCCCCAATTGTGCCATGGCGCCCACTGGTTTGGAGGTCACAATGGTAGCACGTGATGTGGTAGGCGTCAGCGAAATTC ATCAATTTGCTGCAATGAACATTGCGTTTG CTATCTCGACAGCTATCGGAACAATTGTCGGCGGTCAAATATACGACCACATAGCCAAAGGCTGGGCAGCTGTCATTTGGTTTTGCTTCGCCATGGCAGTAGTGATTattccccttctcttcttcttcgcagGCAACAAGTCAATTTACCAGCGATGCTTCCACCGTGGAAAGGAAACGGGCGCGAAAATGGAGGAGGCAGTTGGCGAGGCTGGTGTCGGGCAGCAGACAAAGGACGAAAGTGCGAGGGTCGTTACTGAGAGACAGCACTCAATCACGCCGTCTTCCAGCGAGAAGTTTGAAGATAGGGACGTCATCTCTTGCCAGCAATAA